One genomic segment of Suncus etruscus isolate mSunEtr1 chromosome 15, mSunEtr1.pri.cur, whole genome shotgun sequence includes these proteins:
- the LOC126030676 gene encoding cytochrome b-c1 complex subunit 9: MAGSAITAKLYSALFRRTSTFALTIAVGALFFERAFDEGADAIYEQINQGKLWKHIKHKYDN; the protein is encoded by the exons ATGGCGGGGTCGGCGATCACCGCGAAGCTGTACTCGGCGCTGTTCCGCAGGACCTCCACCTTCGCCCTCACCATCGCCGTGGGCGCCCTGTTCTTCGAACGCGCCTTCGATGAAGGCGCGGACGCGATCTACGAGCAGATCAACCAGGGG AAACTTTGGAAGCACATCAAGCACAAGTATGATAACTAG
- the ZMAT5 gene encoding zinc finger matrin-type protein 5 — MGKRYFCDYCNRSFQDTLHNRKKHLNGLQHLKAKKVWYDMFRDTAAILLDEQNKRPCRKFLQMGQCDFGSNCRFSHLSEWDLQELSMQVEEERRAREWPLDVAEPLNGSLEDWLEKRTKQLSSAPSSRVEPIRATVFQYPVGWPPVQELPPSLRAPPPGGWLPQPNVQWG, encoded by the exons ATGGGGAAGCGTTACTTCTGTGACTACTGCAACCGCTCCTTCCAGGACACCCTCCACAACCGCAAGAAGCACTTGAACGGGCTGCAGCACCTCAAGGCCAAGAAGGTCTGGTATGACATGTTTCGAG ACACTGCTGCCATCTTGCTGGACGAGCAGAACAAGCGGCCCTGCAGGAAGTTTTTGCAGATGG GCCAGTGCGACTTTGGCTCCAACTGTAGATTTTCACACCTGTCTGAGTGGGACCTGCAGGAGCTAAGCATGCAGGTGGAGG AGGAAAGGCGGGCCAGGGAGTGGCCTCTGGATGTTGCTGAGCCCCTCAACGGCAGTCTTGAGGACTGGCTGGAGAAGAGAACTAAGCAGCTGAGCTCAGCTCCAAGCAGCAG GGTGGAACCCATCAGAGCCACTGTTTTCCAGTACCCTGTGGGCTGGCCACCTGTCCAGGAGCTGCCACCATCCCTGCGGGCACCCCCACCAGGAGGGTGGCTCCCACAGCCCAACGTCCAGTGGGGCTAA